GGGGCGCCGGGAGCTCGCGTCGTCGCCGCTGCGGGGGGAGTTCGAGAGCAAGCTCGCGGAGGTGCTCTCGGGCGGAAAGGACCGCCGCTTCTGATGGCCGGCGCCACGTTCGCGATCGTCCTCAACGGGGAGAACCGGGAGGTGCTTCCGGGAACGACGGTGGCGGGGCTGCTCCGCGACCTCTCCCTCCCGCTTGCGCGCGTCGCGGTGGAGCGGAACCGGGAGATCGTCCGGAAGCCGGATTACGAATCGGTGCCGCTCGCCCCGGGGGACCGGCTGGAGATCGTCACATTCGTGGGAGGAGGATGAGGAGATGGCGGACACGCTGACCATCGGGGAAAGGTCGTTCCGCTCGCGGCTTCTGGTGGGAACCGGGAAATATCCGGACTACCCGACGATGGTCCGCGCGCTGGAGGCGTCCGGCGCGGAGATCGTCACCGTGGCCGTCCGTCGGGTCAATCTCGACCGGTCGAAGGAGTCGCTCCTGGACCATGTCGACCCGAAGAAGTACACCCTCCTGCCCAACACCGCGGCGTGCTACACCGAGGACGACGCCGTCCGGACATGCCACCTGGCGCGCGAGGCCGGGATGTCGAACCTGGTCAAGCTCGAGGTGATCGGCGACGAGAAGACCCTTTTTCCCGACACCGAAGCGCTCCTCGCCGCGGCGAGGCGGCTGGTGAAGGACGGTTTCATCGTGCTCCCCTACACCAACGACGATCCGATCATGGCGAGAAAGCTCGAGGACGCCGGGTGCGCCGCGGTGATGCCGCTGGCCGCTCCGATCGGATCCGGGTTGGGGATCCGCAACCCGTTCAACATCCGGATCATCCTCG
Above is a genomic segment from Deltaproteobacteria bacterium containing:
- the thiS gene encoding sulfur carrier protein ThiS, whose protein sequence is MAGATFAIVLNGENREVLPGTTVAGLLRDLSLPLARVAVERNREIVRKPDYESVPLAPGDRLEIVTFVGGG
- a CDS encoding thiazole synthase gives rise to the protein MADTLTIGERSFRSRLLVGTGKYPDYPTMVRALEASGAEIVTVAVRRVNLDRSKESLLDHVDPKKYTLLPNTAACYTEDDAVRTCHLAREAGMSNLVKLEVIGDEKTLFPDTEALLAAARRLVKDGFIVLPYTNDDPIMARKLEDAGCAAVMPLAAPIGSGLGIRNPFNIRIILETVKVPVIVDAGVGSASDAAVAMELGCDGVLMNTAIAGAKSPVLMAEAMREAVSAGRKSFLAGRIPKKLYATASSPLDGAFF